One Desulfobacterales bacterium DNA window includes the following coding sequences:
- a CDS encoding GNAT family N-acetyltransferase: MLIRPLNPKDRSKILPILCQGDTFNEAEVQVAMELVDEVLDNPSNRDYLIYSAVYPAEAFAGYICFGPIPMTAYCYDLYWIAVDSQHSKKGVGSRLVEFMEAAIRRNNGKHIYVDTSSTLAYAPARAFYEKHGYRPVCTLNDFFKNGDHKVIFRKEL; the protein is encoded by the coding sequence ATGTTGATACGGCCGCTTAATCCGAAGGACAGAAGTAAAATTCTCCCGATCCTTTGCCAGGGGGACACTTTCAACGAGGCCGAAGTCCAGGTGGCCATGGAACTCGTCGACGAAGTTCTGGACAATCCGTCAAACCGGGACTACCTTATCTATTCGGCTGTCTATCCCGCTGAAGCGTTTGCCGGCTATATCTGTTTCGGCCCCATCCCCATGACGGCCTACTGCTACGATCTTTATTGGATTGCGGTGGACAGTCAGCATTCAAAAAAAGGGGTTGGCAGCCGGCTGGTTGAATTTATGGAAGCAGCCATCCGGCGTAATAATGGAAAGCACATTTATGTGGATACATCTTCAACGCTTGCCTACGCACCGGCCAGGGCCTTTTACGAAAAACATGGCTACCGTCCCGTCTGCACGTTGAATGATTTTTTTAAAAATGGCGACCACAAGGTAATTTTTAGAAAAGAATTGTAA
- a CDS encoding zinc-ribbon domain containing protein, with protein MKDLIISCIQCNRSFVFAVKDQERAHARGFSNPKRCPECRNKKERTLEPETGGRDKNKKKPHHRKSEKDFRED; from the coding sequence ATGAAAGATCTCATTATTTCCTGTATCCAGTGCAATCGTTCCTTTGTTTTTGCTGTTAAAGATCAGGAACGCGCCCACGCCAGGGGATTCAGCAATCCCAAACGATGCCCGGAATGCCGTAACAAAAAAGAGCGAACGCTTGAACCAGAAACCGGCGGGCGGGATAAAAACAAGAAGAAGCCGCACCATCGCAAGTCTGAAAAGGACTTTAGAGAAGATTGA
- a CDS encoding ATP-grasp domain-containing protein, translated as MSENIIGIVFNLPASAGTLFSESSQDVLTQVEAIEESLARLNYPSVRIPFTRDIAAFVQSVKEHQIKMIFNLCETVDEDANLCGHPAAVFELLGIPFTGSPSTSLMLTTDKLLTKRLLRATGISTPNHLVYTNADSLNTAELKFPVIIKPQFEDASVGITQESIVTDKKILKKRTADLYSRFGTLLVEEYIAGREFNVSLWGHPSARLLPVAEIDFVDYPDSTYPILDYNAKWDKSSFEYLHTTRKFPGDLSVSLQRKIEMAAHVCFRVLMLRDYGRIDIRMGDQKKFYILEVNANPCLSPDAGFAAAIEKSGLNYVQMVERFVDFMKRRSARNVDTAA; from the coding sequence ATGTCTGAAAACATTATCGGCATTGTGTTTAACCTGCCGGCATCTGCCGGCACCCTTTTTTCTGAGTCCTCGCAAGACGTCCTGACCCAGGTTGAAGCCATCGAAGAATCCCTTGCCAGGCTAAACTATCCGTCGGTGCGAATTCCTTTTACCCGCGACATCGCCGCGTTTGTTCAGTCCGTAAAAGAGCATCAAATCAAAATGATATTTAACCTGTGTGAAACGGTGGATGAGGATGCAAACCTGTGCGGACATCCGGCGGCGGTTTTTGAACTTCTCGGCATTCCATTCACGGGGTCGCCTTCCACATCATTGATGCTGACAACCGACAAGCTCTTAACCAAACGGTTGCTGCGGGCCACCGGTATTTCAACACCGAACCATCTTGTTTACACCAATGCCGATTCACTCAATACGGCTGAATTAAAATTTCCGGTTATCATCAAACCGCAGTTTGAAGATGCCAGCGTCGGCATCACCCAGGAGTCTATCGTCACCGATAAGAAAATTCTCAAAAAAAGAACCGCGGATTTATACAGCCGCTTCGGGACCCTGCTGGTAGAGGAATATATCGCTGGTCGGGAATTTAATGTTTCCCTTTGGGGCCACCCGTCTGCCAGGCTCCTTCCCGTAGCGGAAATTGATTTCGTGGATTATCCTGACAGCACCTACCCGATCCTGGACTACAATGCCAAATGGGACAAATCTTCATTTGAATATCTTCACACGACCCGAAAATTTCCCGGGGATCTCTCTGTTTCCCTGCAACGCAAAATAGAAATGGCCGCCCATGTGTGCTTTCGCGTACTGATGCTGAGAGACTATGGCCGCATCGACATCCGGATGGGCGATCAGAAAAAATTCTATATCCTTGAAGTAAATGCCAATCCCTGCCTGAGCCCTGATGCCGGATTTGCCGCGGCGATTGAAAAGTCCGGCCTGAATTATGTCCAGATGGTAGAACGTTTTGTAGATTTTATGAAGAGAAGGTCCGCCCGCAATGTTGATACGGCCGCTTAA